A genomic window from Methylorubrum extorquens includes:
- a CDS encoding B12-binding domain-containing radical SAM protein, whose amino-acid sequence MRCSLPISSRRRILCVFPAYTPSFGTFSHAYPLMGGVKAFMPPQGLLVIAAYMPESWECRFIDENIRPASAQDFAWADAVFVSGMHIQEGQIHDIRRRAHAAGKVAVLGGPSVSGAPEKYPDFDYLHVGEIGDATDRLIEILDRDLSRPAAQVVLDTKDRLALSDFPAPAYESAPLKRYLIGSLQFSSGCPYRCEFCDIPQLYGRQPRLKSPEQMCAELDAIISQPGHPAVVYFVDDNFIANRKATREMLPHLVAWQKKNNYPLQFACEATLNMAKQPEILELMRQANFMTVFVGIETPEADALKGIDKTHNAAVPMYEAIETLNSYGLEVTSGIILGLDSDSDKSEQNLIDFIDKSAIPVLTINLLQALPKTPLWDRLEREGRLLHDASLESNVLFKRPHDTVVNSWRRAIAHAYTPEHLFERFKHQCDVTYGNRIVTPTKGKLTKTNLRRGLILGFNIITRVGLFSDYRRPFWRAAGHALKRGQIEAVFNMGFVAHHLIRFTREALRGEHNASFYAAKAAEAEAQRERSWWENARRRLAPEREAA is encoded by the coding sequence ATGCGTTGTTCTCTTCCCATCTCCTCCCGTCGGCGCATCCTGTGCGTCTTCCCCGCCTACACGCCGTCCTTCGGGACATTCTCCCACGCCTATCCGCTGATGGGCGGGGTGAAGGCGTTCATGCCGCCCCAGGGCCTCCTGGTGATCGCGGCCTACATGCCCGAATCCTGGGAATGCCGTTTCATCGATGAGAACATCCGGCCGGCCTCGGCTCAGGATTTTGCCTGGGCCGACGCGGTGTTCGTGTCGGGCATGCACATCCAGGAAGGCCAGATCCACGACATCCGTCGGCGGGCGCACGCGGCCGGCAAGGTCGCGGTGCTCGGCGGTCCCTCGGTGTCGGGCGCGCCGGAAAAGTACCCGGACTTCGACTATCTCCATGTCGGCGAGATCGGCGACGCCACCGACCGACTGATCGAGATCCTCGACCGTGACCTGTCGCGTCCGGCGGCCCAGGTCGTGCTCGACACCAAGGACCGGCTGGCGCTGTCCGACTTCCCGGCCCCGGCCTACGAGTCCGCGCCGCTCAAGCGCTACCTGATAGGCTCGCTCCAGTTCTCGTCGGGCTGCCCGTATCGCTGCGAGTTTTGCGACATCCCGCAGCTCTACGGCCGCCAGCCGCGGCTGAAGAGCCCGGAGCAGATGTGCGCCGAACTCGACGCGATCATCAGCCAGCCCGGCCACCCGGCGGTGGTCTACTTCGTCGACGACAACTTCATCGCCAACCGCAAGGCGACCCGCGAGATGCTGCCGCATCTCGTGGCGTGGCAGAAGAAGAACAACTACCCGCTCCAGTTCGCCTGCGAGGCGACGCTGAACATGGCCAAGCAGCCCGAGATCCTCGAGCTGATGCGGCAGGCCAACTTCATGACGGTGTTCGTCGGCATCGAGACGCCGGAGGCCGACGCGCTCAAGGGCATCGACAAGACCCACAACGCCGCCGTGCCCATGTACGAGGCGATCGAGACGCTGAACTCGTACGGGCTGGAGGTGACCTCCGGCATCATCCTCGGCCTCGACTCGGACTCCGACAAGTCCGAGCAGAACCTGATCGACTTCATCGACAAGTCCGCGATCCCGGTGCTGACGATCAACCTGCTCCAGGCCCTGCCCAAGACGCCGCTCTGGGACCGGCTGGAGCGCGAGGGCCGGCTCCTGCATGACGCCAGCCTCGAATCGAACGTGCTGTTCAAGCGCCCGCACGACACGGTGGTGAATTCCTGGCGCCGGGCCATCGCCCACGCCTACACCCCCGAGCACCTGTTCGAGCGGTTCAAGCACCAGTGCGACGTGACCTACGGCAACCGCATCGTCACGCCGACCAAGGGCAAGCTCACCAAGACCAACCTGCGCCGTGGCCTGATCCTGGGCTTCAACATCATCACGCGGGTGGGGTTGTTCTCGGATTACCGCCGGCCGTTCTGGCGGGCGGCGGGCCACGCGCTGAAGCGCGGGCAGATCGAGGCGGTGTTCAACATGGGCTTCGTCGCCCACCACCTGATCCGCTTCACGCGCGAGGCGCTGCGCGGCGAGCACAACGCCTCCTTCTATGCCGCCAAGGCGGCGGAAGCCGAGGCGCAGCGCGAGCGGAGCTGGTGGGAGAACGCCCGCCGCCGCCTAGCGCCGGAGCGGGAAGCGGCCTGA
- a CDS encoding bifunctional diguanylate cyclase/phosphodiesterase yields the protein MFKIVACVVGQHDFGLVAVSAGICLLGCFSTVTLMAEAARAERRSVAPWLIAAASVFGCSVWSLHFVAMLAFQPGAQAAYGLLPTAASIGIAVAGALIALMIWCRADHDPLKVAAAGLVLAAAISGMHYAGVSAMAASSLLAFEEVYIHASLGLCATLGVIALARAGDLTGLGRRIEVTLWLGFAICGLHFTGMTALTVAPAAPLAEGGAVLGSTQLGLAVGLVSLAVLAAGLTALLMQRHLMRCRTDELSRMRLLANLAHEVLFIHREGRVVEINQAGLRLFGTTASEIIGRPLLDLFAEASAPALLRRSRCRPEELLPEEFEVRAAAGLAVPVELSCRAIEYLGRPATAVALRDLSRRRRDEARIRHLALHDALTDLPNRTLLEERLGLALENAAENGTSVALAYLDLDRFKPVNDVHGHAAGDALLVQAAKRMLAELRPTDTLARIGGDEFVIVLAHTRTLAQIAETAERLVAALGRPFQIEGRIEGLRVEIGASVGIALYPSDGSTAESLRRAADTALYRVKDEGRGAVRFFEAAMDEQLQARRRIEHELSGAIPRGELRLDYQPIVNGRTGEIETFEALIRWHHPERGCVLPADFIPLAEQTDQIARIGTWVLDTACAAAAGWPQPWRVSLNVSPKQFRQPGFAAGVAAVLGRHGLPPGRLVLEITESVFIHDPAMAVEVLTALRTLGVRLALDDFGTGYSSLSDLQRFRFDTIKVDRSFVRRLGQHADALTIVRAITHLGHNLGLKVTVDGVETQEQLAVLRELGCDQMQGDLFARPAPMTNLSETGPSDRARLRVLFSDEAARACA from the coding sequence ATGTTCAAAATCGTCGCCTGTGTCGTCGGCCAGCACGATTTCGGCCTCGTCGCCGTTTCGGCTGGGATCTGTCTGCTCGGCTGCTTCTCCACCGTGACTCTGATGGCCGAGGCCGCAAGGGCCGAGCGCCGGTCGGTCGCCCCCTGGCTGATCGCGGCGGCTTCCGTGTTCGGCTGCAGTGTGTGGTCGTTGCACTTCGTGGCGATGCTGGCCTTTCAGCCGGGTGCGCAGGCGGCCTACGGCCTCCTTCCCACCGCGGCCTCGATCGGGATCGCGGTGGCCGGAGCGCTGATCGCCCTCATGATCTGGTGCCGGGCGGACCACGACCCGCTCAAGGTGGCGGCGGCCGGCCTCGTGCTGGCGGCGGCGATCTCGGGCATGCACTATGCCGGTGTGAGCGCGATGGCGGCCAGCAGCCTGCTCGCCTTCGAGGAGGTCTATATCCATGCCTCGCTCGGGCTCTGCGCGACCCTGGGGGTGATCGCCCTTGCCCGGGCCGGGGATCTGACCGGACTCGGCCGCCGCATCGAGGTCACCCTGTGGCTGGGGTTCGCGATCTGCGGCCTGCACTTCACCGGCATGACGGCGCTGACCGTCGCCCCCGCCGCCCCGTTGGCGGAGGGCGGTGCCGTCCTCGGCTCGACGCAGCTCGGCCTCGCGGTGGGGCTCGTGAGTCTCGCCGTCCTCGCCGCCGGGCTCACGGCGCTGCTGATGCAGCGGCATCTCATGCGCTGCCGGACGGACGAGCTCAGCCGCATGCGCCTGCTCGCAAACCTCGCCCACGAGGTGCTGTTCATCCACCGCGAGGGCCGGGTGGTCGAGATCAATCAGGCGGGCCTGCGCCTGTTCGGGACCACGGCCTCCGAGATCATCGGCCGGCCGCTGCTCGACCTGTTCGCGGAGGCCAGCGCTCCGGCTCTGCTGCGGCGCAGCCGTTGCCGCCCGGAGGAACTGCTCCCCGAGGAGTTCGAAGTCCGCGCCGCCGCCGGCCTCGCCGTGCCGGTGGAACTCTCCTGCCGTGCCATCGAGTATCTCGGCCGGCCCGCCACGGCGGTGGCCCTGCGCGACCTCAGCCGGCGCCGCCGCGACGAGGCACGCATCCGCCACCTCGCCCTGCACGATGCCCTGACCGACCTGCCCAACCGCACCCTGCTGGAGGAGCGCCTGGGGCTCGCCCTGGAGAATGCGGCCGAGAACGGGACGAGCGTGGCCCTGGCCTATCTCGACCTCGACCGCTTCAAGCCCGTCAACGACGTGCACGGCCACGCCGCGGGCGACGCCCTGCTGGTCCAGGCCGCCAAGCGCATGCTGGCCGAGCTGCGCCCGACCGACACCCTCGCCCGGATCGGCGGCGACGAGTTCGTCATCGTGCTGGCCCACACCCGCACCCTCGCACAGATCGCCGAGACCGCGGAGCGACTGGTCGCAGCCCTCGGCCGCCCGTTCCAGATCGAGGGCCGGATCGAGGGCCTGCGCGTCGAGATCGGCGCCTCGGTCGGCATCGCTCTCTATCCCAGCGACGGCAGCACCGCCGAGAGCCTGAGGCGCGCCGCCGACACCGCCTTGTACCGGGTCAAGGACGAGGGCCGCGGCGCTGTGCGGTTCTTCGAGGCCGCGATGGACGAGCAGCTTCAGGCGCGCCGCCGGATCGAGCACGAGCTGAGCGGCGCGATCCCGCGGGGCGAGCTGCGGCTCGACTACCAGCCGATCGTCAACGGCCGCACCGGCGAGATCGAGACCTTCGAGGCGCTGATCCGCTGGCACCATCCCGAGCGCGGATGCGTGCTCCCCGCCGACTTCATCCCGCTCGCCGAGCAGACCGATCAGATCGCGCGGATCGGCACCTGGGTGCTCGACACCGCCTGTGCCGCGGCCGCCGGATGGCCGCAGCCCTGGCGGGTCTCACTCAACGTCTCGCCCAAGCAGTTCCGCCAGCCGGGCTTCGCGGCGGGCGTGGCGGCGGTGCTCGGCCGCCACGGGCTTCCGCCGGGGCGGCTGGTCCTGGAGATCACCGAGAGCGTGTTCATCCACGATCCGGCGATGGCGGTGGAGGTGCTCACCGCCCTGCGCACCCTCGGCGTGCGCCTCGCGCTGGACGATTTCGGCACGGGCTATTCGTCCTTGAGCGACCTGCAGCGGTTCCGGTTCGACACGATCAAGGTCGATCGGTCCTTCGTGCGCCGCCTCGGGCAGCACGCGGACGCCCTGACGATCGTGCGCGCGATCACCCATCTCGGGCACAATCTCGGCCTCAAGGTCACGGTCGATGGCGTGGAGACGCAAGAGCAGCTCGCGGTTCTGCGCGAACTCGGCTGCGACCAGATGCAAGGTGACCTGTTCGCCCGGCCCGCTCCGATGACCAACCTGTCGGAGACCGGTCCCTCGGATCGGGCGCGGCTGCGGGTCTTGTTCTCGGACGAGGCCGCCCGGGCCTGCGCGTGA
- a CDS encoding prephenate dehydrogenase/arogenate dehydrogenase family protein, with product MSALHPPAPRPSVGLVGFGAFGRLIARHLAPHASLTIHDPYLPAETVAAQVGSEAVAADLRHVASCPVVILATPVARLGEAVRALAPHLRPGTLVVDVGSVKTGPAAILAAGLPADVEILATHPLFGPQSAGDGIRGLKIAVCPIRGRGAFRAAAFLRRGLGLDVILTTPEAHDRAMASVQGLTHLIAKVLVAMEPLPTRMTTRSFDLLMQAVGMVRDDAPDVFHAIERANPHAAQVRQRFFALAGQLDAELAGDAMTAEPVRLAS from the coding sequence GTGTCTGCCCTGCATCCTCCCGCTCCCCGCCCGTCGGTCGGCCTCGTCGGCTTCGGTGCCTTCGGCCGCCTGATCGCCCGCCATCTCGCGCCGCATGCCAGCCTGACGATCCACGATCCCTACCTGCCGGCCGAGACGGTCGCGGCACAGGTGGGGTCGGAGGCGGTCGCCGCCGACCTGCGGCATGTGGCGTCCTGCCCCGTGGTGATCCTCGCCACGCCCGTGGCGCGCCTTGGCGAGGCGGTGCGGGCGCTGGCCCCGCATCTGCGGCCGGGCACGCTGGTGGTCGATGTCGGCTCGGTGAAGACGGGGCCCGCCGCGATCCTGGCGGCGGGATTGCCGGCCGATGTCGAGATCCTCGCCACCCATCCGCTGTTCGGGCCGCAGAGCGCGGGTGACGGCATCCGGGGCCTGAAGATCGCGGTCTGCCCGATCCGCGGACGGGGCGCGTTCAGGGCGGCGGCCTTCCTGCGGCGCGGGCTCGGGCTCGACGTGATCCTGACGACGCCGGAGGCGCATGACCGGGCGATGGCCTCGGTCCAGGGGCTGACCCACCTGATCGCCAAGGTGCTGGTGGCGATGGAGCCGCTGCCGACGCGGATGACGACGCGCAGCTTCGATCTGCTGATGCAGGCGGTCGGCATGGTGCGGGACGATGCCCCGGACGTGTTTCATGCCATCGAGCGCGCGAACCCGCACGCGGCGCAGGTGCGGCAGCGCTTCTTTGCGCTCGCCGGACAACTCGATGCCGAGTTGGCAGGTGATGCGATGACCGCCGAGCCGGTCCGGCTCGCCTCGTAG
- a CDS encoding OmpP1/FadL family transporter: protein MTGGTIRALGLAGAVAAASVVGATGAQAGAFGLREQSAQGLGVVFAGAASGGAGVSSIFWNPATVTMRPGFASEQSLTFVNLSGEITPTVGTAPGLLPFGSSGEIGQGAVLPSGATSYQLTDRLWVGIQTGAPYGLVTKPRQDWAGSPYARSSRIFSLAFNPVVGFKVNDWLSVAAGPSIEYFRLTLRQAVPVPGVFPGLYPSGFLKGESWGVGFTAGVLVTPAAGTAIGVGYRSSVHHDIEGSIGFPDPRQAIALGQVRANLNTPEKVSVGLTQAINPVTRIQLGFEWDNWSRLGDVGIVSRALGVTVNHLPLNFKDSFFYSIGAEYDWSPNLTLRAGFGYDNVPIDFSNRSARLPDSDRYVVSIGGSYRWSEKVLLTASYAHAFFDRGLLQAGPGRDYNVGNIPLAATTDVSADVVSVGFRYHWDTPAAVAPAPLVRKF, encoded by the coding sequence ATGACTGGGGGGACGATCCGCGCGCTCGGGCTCGCGGGGGCAGTCGCGGCCGCTTCGGTGGTGGGCGCGACAGGGGCGCAGGCCGGTGCCTTCGGGCTGCGCGAGCAGAGTGCACAGGGGTTGGGCGTCGTCTTTGCGGGCGCGGCCTCGGGCGGGGCAGGCGTCTCGTCGATCTTCTGGAACCCGGCGACGGTGACGATGCGGCCGGGTTTCGCCAGCGAGCAGAGCCTGACCTTCGTCAACCTCTCGGGTGAAATCACGCCGACGGTGGGCACCGCGCCGGGCCTGCTGCCCTTCGGCTCCTCCGGCGAGATCGGCCAGGGGGCGGTGTTGCCCTCGGGCGCGACCTCTTACCAGCTCACCGACCGGCTCTGGGTCGGCATCCAGACCGGCGCGCCCTACGGCCTCGTCACCAAGCCGCGCCAGGATTGGGCCGGCTCCCCCTATGCCCGCTCCTCGCGGATCTTCTCCCTGGCCTTCAACCCGGTGGTCGGCTTCAAGGTCAACGACTGGCTGTCCGTCGCCGCCGGCCCGAGCATCGAGTATTTCCGCCTGACCCTGCGCCAGGCGGTGCCGGTGCCCGGCGTCTTCCCGGGCCTCTACCCGTCGGGCTTCCTCAAGGGCGAGTCCTGGGGCGTGGGCTTCACCGCCGGTGTCCTCGTCACCCCCGCCGCTGGCACGGCGATCGGCGTCGGCTACCGCTCCTCGGTCCACCACGACATCGAGGGCTCGATCGGCTTCCCCGATCCGCGCCAGGCGATCGCCCTGGGGCAGGTGCGGGCCAACCTCAACACGCCCGAGAAGGTCAGCGTCGGCCTGACCCAGGCGATCAACCCGGTCACCCGGATCCAGCTCGGCTTCGAGTGGGACAACTGGTCGAGGCTCGGCGACGTCGGCATCGTCTCGCGGGCCCTCGGGGTGACGGTCAACCACCTGCCGCTCAACTTCAAGGACTCGTTCTTCTACTCGATCGGTGCCGAGTACGACTGGTCGCCGAACCTGACCCTTCGGGCCGGCTTCGGCTACGACAACGTGCCGATCGATTTCTCGAACCGCTCGGCACGCCTGCCCGACAGCGACCGCTACGTCGTCTCGATCGGCGGCAGCTATCGCTGGAGCGAGAAGGTGCTGCTGACGGCCAGCTACGCCCACGCCTTCTTCGACCGTGGGCTTCTGCAGGCCGGGCCGGGCCGCGACTACAATGTCGGCAACATCCCGCTCGCGGCCACTACCGACGTCAGCGCCGACGTCGTCTCGGTCGGGTTCCGCTACCACTGGGACACCCCCGCCGCCGTCGCCCCGGCCCCGCTGGTGCGCAAGTTCTGA
- a CDS encoding fumarylacetoacetate hydrolase family protein, which translates to MKLIRHGASGDEKPGLVDAKGGLRDLSGTLRDLAGPGLSRESLDRLARIDPDSLPLLPPDTRLGPCVGGTRNFVAIGLNYADHAAETGAAIPAEPIVFNKAPSCIVGPNDTVILPKASAKTDWEVELAVVIGARASYVHANEALRYVAGVCICNDLSEREFQMERGGTWTKGKGCPTFGPLGPWLVTLDEIPDLKNLAMSLDLNGQRMQTGSTATMIFDVAQIVAYVSHFMMLEPGDVITTGTPPGVGLGMKPPRYLRSDDEMVLRIDGLGEQRQRVVAFDDWTAKVAAGEPTN; encoded by the coding sequence ATGAAGTTGATCCGGCACGGAGCGAGCGGTGACGAAAAGCCGGGCCTCGTGGACGCGAAGGGCGGCTTGCGCGACCTGTCGGGAACCCTGCGCGATCTCGCCGGACCGGGCCTCTCGCGGGAATCGCTCGACCGGCTCGCGCGGATCGACCCCGACAGCCTGCCGCTGCTGCCGCCCGATACCCGCCTCGGCCCTTGCGTCGGCGGCACCCGCAACTTCGTGGCGATCGGCCTGAACTACGCCGACCACGCCGCCGAGACCGGGGCCGCGATCCCGGCCGAGCCCATCGTGTTCAACAAGGCGCCCTCCTGCATCGTCGGCCCAAACGACACGGTGATCCTGCCGAAAGCCTCGGCCAAGACCGACTGGGAGGTGGAGCTGGCCGTAGTGATCGGCGCCCGCGCTTCTTATGTCCACGCCAACGAGGCGCTGCGCTACGTGGCGGGCGTGTGCATCTGCAACGACCTGTCCGAGCGCGAATTCCAGATGGAGCGCGGCGGCACCTGGACCAAGGGCAAAGGCTGCCCGACCTTCGGCCCGCTCGGCCCCTGGCTCGTCACCCTCGACGAGATCCCGGATCTGAAGAACCTCGCGATGAGCCTCGACCTCAACGGGCAGCGGATGCAGACGGGCTCGACGGCGACGATGATCTTCGACGTCGCTCAGATCGTGGCCTACGTCTCGCACTTCATGATGCTGGAGCCCGGCGACGTCATCACCACCGGCACCCCGCCGGGGGTCGGCCTCGGCATGAAGCCGCCGCGCTACCTCCGGAGCGACGACGAGATGGTGCTGCGCATCGACGGCCTCGGCGAGCAGCGCCAGCGGGTCGTGGCCTTCGACGACTGGACCGCCAAGGTCGCCGCCGGCGAACCGACGAACTGA
- a CDS encoding alpha/beta fold hydrolase, translating into MTAALQNRPGPVVFLGGGPGLPVAYAADPLRRTGFAADWSFFEQPGCGESGAPGPVTADSVRDAALAFVSGRAGEGAVSLVAHSWGAWLALALLDRLPAGRIARVVLLHPAPPTRAGREEAMAALFARLSPEAMGRAAPLMARTDAEAGRAVMTILLPAYCGRETDLPDLDLALVPAVYHGVSASLGDDDQRGIVAAHTSRLTLVFGEADVFSRDLYARHAGDLTGLDVATLPGGHFGFLEDAAGFEAILRQRGVI; encoded by the coding sequence ATGACCGCCGCCCTGCAGAACCGGCCCGGTCCAGTCGTCTTCCTCGGCGGCGGCCCTGGCCTGCCGGTCGCCTACGCCGCGGATCCGTTGCGCCGCACGGGCTTTGCCGCGGATTGGTCCTTCTTCGAGCAGCCCGGATGCGGTGAATCCGGTGCTCCCGGCCCCGTCACCGCGGACAGCGTGCGCGACGCGGCCCTTGCCTTCGTCTCAGGGCGCGCGGGGGAGGGCGCGGTCAGCCTCGTCGCGCATTCCTGGGGGGCGTGGCTCGCCCTCGCCCTTCTCGATCGCCTGCCGGCCGGGCGCATCGCCCGCGTCGTGTTGCTCCACCCTGCCCCACCGACCCGTGCCGGGCGCGAAGAAGCGATGGCCGCCCTGTTCGCCCGGCTCTCGCCCGAGGCGATGGGCCGGGCCGCACCGCTCATGGCGCGGACCGACGCCGAGGCCGGCCGCGCCGTCATGACGATCCTGCTGCCGGCCTATTGCGGGCGCGAGACCGACCTGCCGGATCTCGACCTCGCCCTAGTGCCGGCGGTCTATCACGGCGTCTCGGCGAGCCTCGGCGACGACGACCAGCGCGGGATCGTGGCGGCCCATACGAGCCGCCTCACCCTCGTCTTCGGCGAGGCCGACGTGTTCTCGCGCGACCTCTACGCCCGTCATGCCGGCGACCTGACCGGGCTCGACGTCGCCACCCTGCCCGGCGGCCATTTCGGCTTCCTGGAGGACGCGGCCGGCTTCGAGGCCATCCTGCGCCAGCGGGGCGTGATCTAA
- a CDS encoding tetratricopeptide repeat protein: MTRSLPLPDRPSVAVLPFADPDGDFDTQALAEGLSEHVTDALACTPGLFVSARNSAFTFKGRAVRPDEAAGRLGVAHILTGSLARAGTRLRVQARLHRTAADAPLWIQDLDEDEGALHALRSRIVAATVATVAPDLPQDASPERVGPPLDAGVYGPFLSAYSNHAMPSAESVRLRIASIEAVRRLVPEHPLPYALLAQCYTNLVVQGWGTDAAADCAEGARLARLALERDDGDPAVLMMAGHTLAFLAQDYETALALLDRSLALNPNSAAAYERSGWVRCYIGEADWAATHFRAAKRQSPLDPNTFRFDSGLGLALCMAGAHEEALAWLDRSMAEDPTWTSTHRVRAASLAWLGRQAEAETAAARFMALEPSYRASRAMRLYRPSVGKDRFVEGMRRAGVPFA, translated from the coding sequence GTGACACGTTCCTTGCCGCTGCCGGACCGGCCCTCGGTCGCCGTGCTGCCCTTCGCCGATCCCGATGGCGATTTCGACACACAGGCCCTGGCCGAGGGGCTGTCCGAGCACGTTACCGATGCGCTCGCCTGCACCCCCGGCCTGTTCGTGAGCGCGCGCAACTCCGCCTTCACCTTCAAGGGCCGCGCCGTGCGCCCGGACGAGGCCGCCGGACGGCTCGGCGTCGCGCACATCCTCACCGGCTCGCTGGCGCGGGCGGGCACGCGCCTGCGGGTCCAGGCCCGGCTGCACCGGACGGCGGCCGATGCGCCGCTCTGGATTCAGGATCTCGACGAGGACGAAGGCGCCCTCCACGCCCTGCGCAGCCGGATCGTCGCCGCCACGGTGGCGACGGTCGCGCCGGACCTGCCCCAGGACGCATCGCCGGAGCGGGTGGGGCCGCCGCTCGATGCCGGCGTCTACGGGCCGTTCCTGTCGGCCTACTCGAACCACGCCATGCCGAGCGCCGAGAGCGTGCGCCTGCGCATTGCCTCGATCGAGGCCGTGCGCCGTCTCGTGCCGGAGCATCCCCTGCCCTACGCGCTGCTGGCGCAGTGCTACACCAACCTCGTGGTGCAGGGTTGGGGCACGGATGCGGCGGCCGATTGCGCCGAGGGCGCGCGCCTCGCCCGCCTCGCCCTGGAGCGCGACGACGGCGACCCGGCGGTGCTGATGATGGCCGGGCACACCCTCGCCTTCCTGGCCCAGGATTACGAGACGGCGCTGGCCCTGCTCGACCGCTCGCTCGCCCTCAACCCCAACAGCGCCGCCGCCTACGAGCGCAGCGGCTGGGTGCGCTGCTACATCGGCGAGGCGGATTGGGCCGCAACGCATTTTCGCGCGGCCAAGCGGCAGAGCCCGCTCGACCCCAACACCTTCCGCTTCGATTCCGGCCTTGGCCTCGCTCTGTGCATGGCCGGCGCGCACGAGGAGGCGCTGGCTTGGCTCGACCGCTCGATGGCGGAAGACCCGACCTGGACCAGCACCCACCGCGTCCGCGCCGCGAGCCTCGCCTGGCTCGGCCGGCAGGCGGAGGCCGAAACCGCCGCCGCCCGCTTCATGGCGCTGGAACCGTCCTACCGGGCCAGTCGCGCTATGCGGCTCTACCGGCCCTCAGTCGGGAAGGACCGGTTCGTCGAGGGGATGCGGCGGGCCGGGGTGCCGTTCGCGTAG
- the bioB gene encoding biotin synthase BioB, with protein sequence MSDTVVSLTASSAASPASAAIRHDWTLAEIQAIHDMPLLDLVHRAGVVHRAHNDPADIQRAALLSIKTGGCPEDCAYCPQSAHHKGANLPRERLMPVEAVLKEAAAAKANGAHRFCMGAAWRKPKDGPDFDAVLEMVRGVRGLGMEACVTLGMLTQSQAQRLAEAGLTSYNHNLDTGPEFYGDIISTRTYDDRLQTLEHVREAGIGVCCGGIVGMGERVRDRAEMLLVLANHAPHPESVPINALVAVEGTPLEDRPPIDPLDLVRMCATARIVMPKARVRLSAGRKSLTREAQILCFLAGANSIFYGERLLTTANNEADADAELLRDIGVPVPEVTLAAAE encoded by the coding sequence ATGAGCGACACCGTAGTCTCCCTCACCGCTTCCTCGGCCGCTAGCCCGGCCTCTGCCGCCATCCGGCATGATTGGACCTTGGCCGAGATCCAGGCGATCCACGACATGCCGCTGCTCGATCTCGTGCATCGGGCGGGCGTCGTGCATCGGGCGCATAACGACCCCGCCGACATCCAGCGGGCGGCGCTTCTGTCGATCAAGACCGGCGGCTGCCCCGAGGATTGCGCCTATTGCCCGCAATCGGCCCACCACAAGGGCGCGAACCTACCCCGCGAGCGGCTGATGCCGGTCGAGGCCGTCCTGAAGGAGGCCGCCGCCGCCAAGGCCAACGGCGCGCACCGCTTCTGCATGGGCGCGGCGTGGCGCAAGCCCAAGGACGGGCCGGATTTCGACGCGGTGCTGGAGATGGTGCGCGGCGTGCGCGGCCTCGGCATGGAAGCCTGCGTCACGCTCGGCATGCTGACCCAGAGTCAGGCGCAGCGCCTCGCCGAGGCCGGCCTCACCTCCTACAACCACAACCTCGATACCGGCCCGGAATTCTACGGCGACATCATCTCGACCCGCACCTACGACGACCGGCTCCAGACGCTCGAGCATGTGCGCGAGGCCGGCATCGGCGTCTGCTGCGGCGGCATCGTCGGGATGGGGGAGCGGGTGCGCGACCGGGCCGAGATGCTGCTGGTCCTCGCCAACCACGCGCCGCACCCGGAGAGCGTGCCGATCAACGCGCTCGTTGCCGTCGAGGGCACGCCGCTGGAGGACCGGCCGCCGATCGATCCGCTCGATCTCGTGCGGATGTGCGCCACCGCCCGCATCGTCATGCCGAAAGCCCGCGTGCGCCTCAGCGCCGGGCGCAAGAGCCTGACCCGCGAGGCGCAGATCCTGTGCTTCCTGGCCGGCGCCAACTCGATCTTCTACGGCGAGCGCCTGCTGACCACGGCCAACAACGAGGCCGATGCCGACGCCGAGCTGCTGCGCGACATCGGTGTGCCGGTGCCCGAGGTGACGCTGGCCGCCGCGGAGTAG